Genomic DNA from Clostridia bacterium:
ACGGCAAGCTTTACCCCGCCTTCGATATGGACTACGTCAAGAAGAACGCCGAGCTCTGTGCCGGCGCTGACATCGTCGTTCCGAACATCACCGAGGCGTCGCTGATGACCGGTATGGACTACCGCGAGGAATACGGCGTCGACTATATCAAGGAGCTGCTGCGCCGCATGAACGACCTCGGCGCGCGGGTCAACGTCATCACCGGCGTTTCGCTCGAGAAGGGCAAGACCGGCGTCATGGGCTTCGACCGTGAGAGCGGCGAATACTACGTCTATCAGAATGACCGCGTGGACGCGGTCTATCACGGCACGGGCGACCTTTTCTCCAGCGCCTGCGTGGGCGAGATAATGAAGGGGCGCGACTGGCGCGACGCGATGCGCATCGCCGCGGACTACACCGCGCACACCATCGAGGTCACGCTTGAAAGCGCGGATAAGCCGTGGTACGGCGTCGACTTCGAGGCGACGCTCCCCGAGCTCATCGCGATGAAATAAGCCGCGGTATCCGAAAATGAAAGCGCCCGTCGACGACGGGCGCTTATCTTATTCATCAGCTCATTTCATCAGGTCGCTGAGCTTTTTGGAGTAGAAGTAGTCGTGAATCAGGCCGTCCAGCTCGGTCCACATCGGGAGCGTGCGGCACTTCGCGGCGCGCGGACATTTCTCCGCGCCCTCCGCGAGGCAGGCGACGGCGGCGAGCGTGCCCTCCGTCAGCGCGAGTATCTCGCCTGCGGTGTATTCCTCAGGCGCGCGGCAGAGCGTATAGCCGCCGCCCTTGCCGCTGGAGCCGCGTATCAGCTTCGCGCGGACGAGCTCGCGCACGATTATTTCCAGATACTTTTTCGATATCTCCTGACGCTCGGCGATCTCCTTCAGCGGAGTCGGGCCGTCCGCGTGCTCCGCGAGATCGAGCATAACGCGCAGGGCGTAGCGTCCTTTGGTCGAGATCATTTCGTTCACCTCTTTCGCCTATTATACCACAGGTTAAATAGGTAAATCAAGAGCCGCCCGAAAATAATTTCAAAAATATTTTTCAATTACCTATTGACATAGTAGGCGATTGATTGTATAATCTCGGTAACGAACGGCAGGTGAGACCATGTTCATATACGCGGATAACGCCGCGACTACGAAAATGAGCGCGGCCGCGAAAGCGGCGATGGCGCCGTATATAGACGACTGCTGGTATAACCCGTCCAGTCTTTACGGGGCGGGGCAGCGCGCGAAGGAGGCGCTCGAAGCCGCGCGCGCGGAGGTCGCCCGATGTATCGGGGCGGAGCCGCGGGAGATAATCTTCACCTCCGGCGGCTCGGAGTCGGATAACCAGGCGCTGCTTACCGCCGCCGAGCTCGGCAGAAAGGCGGGCAGGCGGCACGTGGTCTCCGACGCCATCGAGCACCACGCGGTCCTCCACACCCTCGCGAAGCTCGAGAAGGACGGCTTTGAGGTGACCTACCTGCCCGTTCACGAAGACGGGATCGTCCGCGCCTCCGAGGTCGAGGCGGCGATAAGGGACGACACCTGCCTTGTCACCGTCATGTACGCGAACAACGAGATCGGCACCATCCAGCCGATAAGCGAAATAGGAGAGATCTGCCGCCGCCGCGGAACGCTTTTCCACACCGACGCGGTGC
This window encodes:
- a CDS encoding pyridoxamine kinase; translation: MKKVLTVQDISCLGKCSLTIALPVISALGSETVILPTAVLSTHTMFKNFTCKDLSDQIEPITAHWKSEGVKFDAIYTGYLGTIEQIDMIKRIFRDFRGENTVIFVDPVMADNGKLYPAFDMDYVKKNAELCAGADIVVPNITEASLMTGMDYREEYGVDYIKELLRRMNDLGARVNVITGVSLEKGKTGVMGFDRESGEYYVYQNDRVDAVYHGTGDLFSSACVGEIMKGRDWRDAMRIAADYTAHTIEVTLESADKPWYGVDFEATLPELIAMK
- a CDS encoding Rrf2 family transcriptional regulator, with amino-acid sequence MISTKGRYALRVMLDLAEHADGPTPLKEIAERQEISKKYLEIIVRELVRAKLIRGSSGKGGGYTLCRAPEEYTAGEILALTEGTLAAVACLAEGAEKCPRAAKCRTLPMWTELDGLIHDYFYSKKLSDLMK